In Halothermothrix orenii H 168, the sequence GACGGTATAATTCTATAATTTCCTTCTCTTTGTTATCCAGCTTCTGTTTAAAGTCTTCATACTCTTTTTCCCACTTATCTTTTTCCCGGGATATTATCTGTTCTTTTTTATCCAGGGCTTCATTAATAATTTCCTTTTTTATAACTGAAATCTTTTTGCTAACATCCATATTTTCCACCTCAGACCTTTATTCCAATGGAATCCCTGACATAACGGGTAATATAATCATTATCTTCATCTTTCTTTAAATGCCTGTCAGGTATTTCTACCACCAGGGGCAGGCTGGCCGATAACTTCAGTTCATCAATAACCTCAGGTACGAGCTGGGCCAGCTTACGGGTAATTATTAAAATACCGAGTTCCTTATCCTTTCTTGCCTCTTCAATAGCTTTAAGTACTTCTTCCCTTTCATGAACTACAATACCATCAACCCCTGCCAGCCTTAACCCGATATTGGTATCTATATTGTCACTGATACAAAATATCTTCATAAAACCACCTCTTTATAACCGGCCAAGAATCATTATAGCTA encodes:
- a CDS encoding V-type ATP synthase subunit F — encoded protein: MKIFCISDNIDTNIGLRLAGVDGIVVHEREEVLKAIEEARKDKELGILIITRKLAQLVPEVIDELKLSASLPLVVEIPDRHLKKDEDNDYITRYVRDSIGIKV